A window from Cryptomeria japonica chromosome 1, Sugi_1.0, whole genome shotgun sequence encodes these proteins:
- the LOC131078174 gene encoding uncharacterized protein LOC131078174 — protein sequence MVWNLAKSEVTPISSHENWMACEIKGIGTDLWFPIFNVYGLMKTEDKLKVWKEITIQANMGGIDRAIIAGDFNALLDVDEKEGGLKKCSKFMEDFREFIEQNKLIDIIPKNGKFTRTNRRLNFSKISEILDWFFAREWWWSGDRELETCIVPQCGSDHLPILLSIGKENHKHRGYFKFLSIWWSDPGFIEKLREWWLEGNKIIGTPRFRLVKRLHCLKHKIKIWNKFSFKNIFSEKLRLDEELKALNQTVMMVGMTKEEYLLENELKKEYNEVLKTEEIYWRDKSRKLWMIEGDRNTKFFHASSKARRIHNKITAIKDEKGQWQMDDEDI from the coding sequence ATGGTGTGGAATCTAGCAAAGTCTGAGGTGACTCCTATTTCCTCCCATGAGAATTGGATGGCATGTGAGATCAAAGGTATTGGCACTGATTTATGGTTCCCAATTTTTAATGTTTATGGGTTGATGAAGACTGAAGATAAACTGAAAGTTTGGAAAGAAATTACAATTCAAGCAAACATGGGTGGAATAGATAGAGCTATCATAGCAGGGGATTTCAATgctttgttggatgtggatgaaaAAGAAGGGGGACTCAAAAAATGCTCAAAATTTATGGAGGATTTCAGAGAATTCATAGAACAAAATAAGCTTATTGACATCATACCAAAAAATGGTAAATTTACCAGGACAAATAGAAGGCTAAATTTCTCTAAAATATCAGAAATATTGGATTGGTTTTTTGCTAGAGAGTGGTGGTGGTCTGGAGATAGGGAATTGGAAACATGTATTGTCCCACAATGTGGCTCGGACCATTTACCAATCTTGCTGTCAATCGGCAAGGAGAACCACAAACATAGAGGATACTTCAAATTCCTTAGTATTTGGTGGAGTGACCCTGGTTTCATAGAAAAGCTTAGAGAATGGTGGTTGGAAGGGAACAAAATCATAGGCACTCCAAGATTTAGACTTGTCAAGAGACTACATTGTTTAAAACACAAGATCAAGATATggaacaaattttccttcaaaaatATCTTCTCAGAAAAATTGAGATTAGACGAAGAGCTCAAAGCACTTAATCAAACGGTGATGATGGTTGGGATGACCAAAGAGGAATATCTACTTGAAAATGAGTTGAAAAAGGAATACAATGAAGTACTCAAAacagaagaaatctattggagggaCAAATCAAGAAAACTATGGATGATAGAAGGGGATCGCAATACTAAATTTTTTCATGCTTCCTCCAAAGCTAGGAGAATTCACAACAAGATCACTGCCATCAAAGATGAAAAAGGGCAATGgcaaatggatgatgaggatatttAG